One genomic segment of Microcella indica includes these proteins:
- a CDS encoding antibiotic biosynthesis monooxygenase, with product MPATPVTVSITRTVPPERAREFAAWARAGEDLMSQFPGYLGSGWVRPDPESPDWHMLLRFADEPSLRAWENSSERAWWVATVKELAANMRVEERTGIEGWFDEPSRVDVIAPPPAAPPRWKQMISIILVFYPLSLGTNALLDPFTEGWPLVLRVLLLVLIVSPIMTYLALPFVTRALRPWLMKGRV from the coding sequence ATGCCTGCGACTCCCGTCACCGTCTCGATCACCCGCACCGTACCGCCGGAGCGCGCCCGCGAGTTCGCCGCCTGGGCGCGCGCCGGCGAGGACCTCATGAGCCAGTTCCCCGGCTATCTGGGCTCCGGCTGGGTGCGCCCCGACCCCGAGTCGCCCGACTGGCACATGCTGCTGCGCTTCGCCGACGAGCCGAGCCTGCGCGCGTGGGAGAACTCGAGCGAGCGAGCCTGGTGGGTCGCGACCGTCAAGGAGCTCGCCGCGAACATGCGCGTCGAGGAGCGCACGGGCATCGAGGGCTGGTTCGACGAGCCGAGCCGCGTCGACGTCATCGCTCCCCCGCCGGCCGCGCCGCCGCGGTGGAAGCAGATGATCTCCATCATCCTCGTCTTCTACCCGCTGAGCCTCGGCACGAACGCGCTTCTCGACCCGTTTACCGAGGGCTGGCCGCTCGTGCTGCGGGTGCTGCTGCTCGTGCTCATCGTCTCGCCAATCATGACCTACCTCGCGCTGCCGTTCGTGACGCGCGCATTGCGGCCGTGGCTGATGAAAGGGCGCGTGTAG
- the rsfS gene encoding ribosome silencing factor gives MTATSRALDLAQLAARAADSKQGEDIVALDVSEPLPLTDVFVLVTGRNERNVQAIAAEVEEKMIEAGVKPLRREGRAEGRWILIDFGDVIVHIFHEEERLFYSLERLWKDCPAVPLELEHPATDSA, from the coding sequence GTGACCGCTACTTCCCGCGCCCTCGACCTCGCACAGCTCGCCGCTCGTGCTGCCGACTCCAAGCAGGGTGAGGACATCGTCGCGCTGGACGTCTCGGAGCCTCTGCCGCTCACCGACGTCTTCGTGCTGGTCACGGGTCGCAACGAGCGCAACGTGCAGGCGATCGCGGCGGAGGTCGAGGAGAAGATGATTGAGGCGGGCGTGAAGCCGCTGCGCCGCGAGGGCCGGGCTGAGGGCCGCTGGATTCTCATCGACTTCGGGGACGTGATCGTGCACATCTTCCACGAGGAGGAGCGGCTGTTCTACTCCCTGGAGCGGCTGTGGAAGGACTGCCCTGCCGTGCCGCTCGAGCTCGAGCATCCCGCCACCGATTCTGCCTAG
- the nadD gene encoding nicotinate-nucleotide adenylyltransferase, with protein sequence MTPTTKRRARIGVMGGTFDPIHHGHLVAASEVAHHFELDEVVFVPTGQPYQKPDATSSEHRYLMTVIATAANPSFRVSRVDIDRTGPTFTIDTLRDLHDQHPDAELFFISGADAIAQILDWKDARELWELAHFIAVSRPGHPLSVRALPEGDVSLLEVPALSISSTDCRRRVEEGSPVWYLVPDGVVQYISKHQLYRST encoded by the coding sequence GTGACCCCGACCACGAAGCGCCGCGCGCGCATCGGCGTCATGGGCGGCACGTTCGACCCGATCCACCACGGCCACCTCGTCGCCGCGAGCGAGGTCGCCCACCACTTCGAGCTCGACGAGGTCGTGTTCGTGCCGACCGGCCAGCCGTATCAGAAGCCGGATGCGACCTCGAGCGAGCACCGCTACCTCATGACGGTCATCGCGACGGCCGCGAACCCGAGCTTCCGCGTGAGCCGGGTCGACATCGACCGCACGGGCCCGACGTTCACGATCGACACCCTGCGCGACCTGCACGATCAGCACCCCGACGCCGAGCTGTTCTTCATCTCGGGCGCCGACGCGATCGCGCAGATCTTGGATTGGAAGGATGCGCGCGAGCTCTGGGAGCTCGCCCACTTCATCGCCGTGAGTCGGCCGGGTCATCCGCTGAGCGTTCGCGCATTGCCGGAGGGCGACGTAAGCTTGCTCGAAGTGCCGGCCCTCTCGATCTCGTCGACGGATTGCCGTCGTCGCGTCGAGGAGGGATCACCCGTCTGGTATCTGGTCCCTGATGGAGTCGTGCAGTACATCTCCAAGCACCAGTTGTACCGGAGTACCTAG